Proteins found in one Plectropomus leopardus isolate mb chromosome 9, YSFRI_Pleo_2.0, whole genome shotgun sequence genomic segment:
- the nsd1a gene encoding histone-lysine N-methyltransferase, H3 lysine-36 specific isoform X2 → MNQSYRPAVRVGSVFGSGQPELRPLNGLVSTSYGNQCGIVRRGPDQPSAVQLPSSSLKQSAVLGYNPPDRSHCYSPLKRLQDLNAVVNRPDPERDLHPRNHLHCASPISDDDEFEAPSVQLPPSPGNDDMETFDALQDVNRNGFSPHSPDSMERCSPIPNGDLHFESTLFDSSDIKEEEEEEDSSSEDMAPFHHSSKLSQDRTVTDSKTTGSSGVGNRTYKPTVFNLMSKTISELNPTLSPSALPEITMRDGWSLGEESDSDGELTSPVDPGLISPASTNSNSNSPKKKSVPAVKYTEGDLVWAKFNRRPWWPCHITCDPDQGTCTKMKVPSPRPCRMYFLETIGEIAECSWVPGNAILPFEGGHQFEDLPVLRRRGKQKEKDYKYTIPKSLLTAWKVSVAEAECLLPSRQRNTESVLSVSVNGEERVPSPLPAEKPQEGPSVSVDRGHSPSPTIAPNGNVHDLIKNSAAVQSNKSKACKKKKKCLSDIFGHIVGGSKESSTITKMADQFHTTTRALKDEPKDSPYADLDSVPILHRPKRTALSPIQDMDSVVRKEQGLTKAKAKLTEKVNHSTDPGDSSCVLTNKSSSKATHFEQSLGSCNELSNSSTEKHSLSLPASSRLMTRALKAGEDTNLKDALSSSQISHAHADECPDNRPTDSPIKTERSPDWESPSSASSSTNHSSLKRRARKPDKKQIRNGSLMKSKCADSSLPTVQPVKVKTENPDLSFSASPTSSLSPMEAFQDIKELMFKSLVKEDSSDSELTAFRPDSNYKFSTFLMLLKDMHDTREQEGKPLTLPPSPVLIKEEPLVIPTSTGGEQLKGSCDGFSPGIKTENGQSAAKNTAVKTKNRTKPIMTADTYHFEDFPVRSLVGNSDKPRRKQRLPAKLKLSIPGLSSDLADLAYGREFVSGHADLADPGSSSPPVLADPPASYLDKNSGSAVAPKKRWQMIEEAAENKGEVEVSAEMNGSYTVRPCLDLDLGVEKQAESDSHLSETSSTAGHSENKRLRKPTKRLLESTEEYEQIFAPKKKSKKHTSEYSKMTSGTTALCDVSASPGTITSAPSSVEPMDAPAEPEQSPSQDELSPVASSVSPAAKQPSLDVETAEETDLPPEADTGSLVQERKRPRKLSHRVLECTIEEVSVAHTKKKEPKRHSGVTSEEKLKKTQVGSVKKKKPVPSTSSAPAAALQHSERKELSVVLTPERPLSPRGAKTPKQEPEVDACTEEKQNVHTGTLTAKPEVLSSNLNDSLSSQADVKGKVGATPLKENVCQVCERTGDLLVCDGHCYGAFHPQCIGLSALPKGKFLCQECKAGVHTCFVCKMSDNGVKRCIIPLCGKFYHTDCILAFSATQPHNKGFRCPLHVCLSCHISNPLNACSSKGRLARCVRCPVAYHANDNCMAAGSLVLANNSFLCPNHFTPRKGCKNHEHINVSWCFVCSEGGSLLCCEACPAAFHQECLNMEMPQGSWFCNDCKAGKRPRIKDILWVKWGRYRWWPAEVCLAKDVPNNILRMKHEVGEFPVQFFGSKDFVWTYQARVFPYMEGDTHNIEKMGKGADAVYKKALTEAAERFRELQTEKEMKQLQEDRKNDKKPPPYRHIKVNRPVGKVQIFTADLSEIPRCNCKASDENPCGIDSECINRMLMYECHPQVCAAGERCQNQAFTKRQYTPVEIVRTLSCGWGLVGVSDIKKGAFVSEYVGEVIDEEECRARIRHAQENDICNFYMLTLDKDRIIDAGPKGNQARFMNHCCQPNCETQKWTVNGDTRVGLFALQDIPKGVELNFNYNLECLGNGKTVCKCGAPNCSGFLGVRPKNQPSAEKLKLKEGKRRVTMKKKTKQEVTKEREDECFSCGDGGQIVSCKKPGCPKVYHADCLNLAKRPAGRWECPWHQCDICGKEAASFCEMCPSSYCKEHREGMLFISKLDGKLSCSEHDPCGPDPLEPGEIREYVPSMTSMRPGAMAAPVALRLGADSRAGCASIAPPAGEAVQARQGPPPRLYINTKTATSSFIPSSRSYCTDRTEGKRFSTPTSSKEEREDGEVEDGEVCGLEVEEVEDDDDDDDEEAEEDEDDMEEMEIVEDEEDEPLYGRDLLEEGDDEEEEDEGGDVYDTWGDYVDEDGDGEVEGEDLEEWGRVEDDDK, encoded by the exons ATGAATCAGTCATACAGACCGGCTGTTAGGGTAGGCTCGGTGTTTGGCTCAGGCCAGCCAGAGCTGAGGCCCCTCAATGGTCTTGTGAGCACTTCCTATGGAAACCAATGTGGCATTGTGAGACGTGGGCCAGATCAACCGTCAGCCGTGCAACTGCCATCCTCCAGCCTCAAACAGTCAGCTGTACTTGGGTACAATCCACCAGACCGATCTCACTGCTACAGCCCGCTGAAGAGGCTGCAGGACCTGAACGCCGTGGTCAACAGGCCTGACCCAGAAAGAGACCTCCATCCCAGGAACCACTTGCACTGTGCAAGCCCaatcagtgatgatgatgagtttGAGGCACCATCAGTCCAGCTGCCTCCCTCTCCAGGCAATGATGACATGGAGACCTTTGACGCTCTGCAGGACGTGAACAGAAATGGCTTCTCTCCTCACAGTCCGGACAGCATGGAGCGCTGTTCACCCATCCCCAATGGCGACCTGCATTTTGAGTCCACGCTGTTTGACAGCAGTGACatcaaggaggaggaggaggaggaggacagtaGTAGTGAGGACATGGCGCCTTTTCACCACTCCTCAAAGTTGAGTCAGGACCGAACTGTGACTGACAGTAAGACCACAGGTAGCTCGGGGGTGGGGAATAGAACATACAAACCTACTGTCTTTAACCTGATGTCCAAAACTATATCCGAACTCAACCCTACACTAAGCCCCAGCGCACTGCCAGAAATCACTATGAGAGATGGATGGAGCTTGGGCGAGGAGTCAGACAGTGATGGTGAACTTACTTCTCCCGTTGACCCTGGACTTATTTCACCAGCCAGCACCAACTCTAAT TCCAACAGCCCAAAGAAGAAGTCTGTTCCTGCGGTGAAATACACAGAGGGGGACTTGGTGTGGGCTAAATTCAACAGACGGCCCTGGTGGCCCTGCCACATCACCTGTGACCCAGACCAGGGGACCTGCACCAAGATGAAAG tcCCCAGTCCTCGTCCTTGTCGGATGTACTTCTTGGAGACGATTGGAGAGATTGCAGAGTGCTCCTGGGTTCCTGGGAATGCCATTCTTCCTTTTGAAGGAGGCCATCAGTTTGAAGACCTTCCTGTGCTCAGAAGAAGAGGGAAGCAGAAGGAGAAAGACTACAAGTATACG ATACCCAAAAGTTTACTAACTGCGTGGAAAGTCAGTGTGGCAGAAGCTGAGTGTCTGCTCCCATCTCGACAAAGGAATACTGAAAGCGTGCTTTCAGTATCTGTCAATGGAGAGGAGCGTGTGCCCAGCCCGCTCCCGGCTGAAAAACCACAGGAGGGCCCCTCTGTGTCTGTGGATCGTGGTCATTCCCCGTCACCCACTATTGCCCCCAACGGAAACGTGCACGATCTCATCAAAAACTCTGCTGCTGTTCAATCCAATAAGAGCAAAGCTtgtaagaagaaaaagaaatgtttgtctGACATATTCGGCCATATAGTTGGCGGGTCAAAGGAATCGTCTACCATCACAAAGATGGCGGATCAGTTTCATACAACAACTCGTGCACTGAAAGATGAGCCAAAGGACTCACCTTATGCAGACCTGGATTCAGTCCCAATATTGCATCGTCCTAAACGCACAGCATTGTCTCCAATACAGGATATGGACAGCGTGGTCAGAAAAGAACAGGGTTTAACAAAAGCTAAAGCCAAGTTAACTGAGAAAGTGAACCATTCAACAGACCCAGGTGATTCCTCttgtgttttaacaaataaatcgTCATCTAAAGCTACACATTTTGAACAGAGTTTGGGCAGCTGCAATGAATTGTCGAACAGTTCAACTGAAAAGCACTCTTTGAGCCTTCCTGCCAGCAGTCGTTTGATGACAAGGGCTCTGAAAGCAGGGGAAGACACCAATCTCAAAGATGCACTGTCCTCAAGCCAAATCTCACATGCCCACGCTGATGAATGTCCTGATAATAGACCTACTGATTCACCCATCAAGACCGAAAGGTCTCCTGACTGGGAATCACCCAGCAGTGCGTCATCGTCTACAAATCACAGCTCTTTAAAAAGGCGTGCGAGAAAGCCTGATAAGAAACAAATTCGTAATGGCTCATTGATGAAGTCTAAGTGTGCCGACTCAAGTCTACCCACTGTGCAACCGGTTAAGGTCAAGACAGAAAACCCAGATCTATCATTTTCTGCATCTCCAACCTCATCTCTGTCTCCAATGGAAGCTTTCCAGGATATCAAGGAACTAATGTTTAAATCTCTCGTGAAGGAGGACAGCAGCGACTCTGAGTTGACTGCATTTCGGCCTGATTCCAATTACAAGTTCAGTACCTTCCTGATGCTTCTTAAAGACATGCATGATACCAGAGAACAGGAAGGCAAACCCCTGACTCTTCCGCCATCACCAGTCCTGATCAAGGAGGAACCCCTGGTCATACCAACCTCTACAGGAGGAGAACAGCTGAAGGGTTCTTGTGATGGTTTCTCTCCAGGGATTAAAACAGAGAATGGGCAGtcagcagccaaaaacacagcGGTGAAAACCAAGAACAGGACTAAACCTATCATGACAGCTGACACCTACCATTTTGAAGACTTTCCTGTTCGCTCTTTGGTCGGGAATTCAGACAAGCCGCGTAGAAAACAAAGGCTACCAGCCAAACTGAAACTTAGCATACCTGGCCTGTCTTCGGACCTGGCTGACTTGGCTTACGGCAGGGAGTTTGTAAGTGGCCACGCTGACTTAGCTGATCCTGggtcttcttctcctcctgttcTTGCTGATCCCCCAGCCAGCTACCTCGACAAGAACTCAGGATCCGCAGTGGCTCCAAAGAAGCGCTGGCAGATGATTGAGGAGGCTGCTGAGAATAAGGGTGAAGTGGAGGTGTCTGCTGAGATGAACGGGTCTTACACCGTGAGACCGTGCTTAGATCTCGATCTTGGAGTTGAGAAGCAAGCAGAGAGCGACTCGCACCTCTCAGAGACGAGCAGCACAGCGG GACATTCAGAAAACAAACGTCTCCGGAAACCAACTAAAAGGCTCCTGGAGTCAACTGAGGAGTATGAACAAATATTTGccccaaaaaagaaatcaaagaagCACACCTCAGAATATTCCAAAATG ACGTCAGGGACGACAGCACTCTGTGATGTCAGCGCCTCACCAGGAACAATTACCTCAGCCCCATCTTCTGTTGAGCCCATGGATGCTCCGGCAGAGCCAGAGCAGAGTCCGTCTCAGGATGAACTTTCTCCTGTAGCCTCCTCAGTATCTCCAGCCGCAAAACAACCCTCCCTTGATGTGGAGACAGCGGAAGAAACCGATCTACCTCCCGAAGCTG acacAGGGTCATTGGTCCAAGAAAGAAAGAGGCCAAGGAAGCTGTCGCACAGGGTGCTGGAGTGTACCATAGAAGAAGTGTCTGTTGCTCATACAAAGAAGAAG GAGCCAAAGCGACACAGTGGAGTTACCTCAGAGGAGAAACTCAAGAAAACTCAG GTTGGATCTGTGAAGAAAAAGAAGCCTGTGCCCAGCACATCCTCCGCCCCTGCTGCTGCCCTCCAACACTCAGAGAGGAAAGAGCTCTCTGTGGTCCTCACTCCAGAAAGGCCTCTCAGCCCTCGAGGAGCTAAGACCCCCAAGCAGGAGCCCGAGGTGGACGCCTGCACTGAGGAGAAACAAAATGTCCACACTGGAACACTAACTGCCAAACCTGAG GTGCTGTCTAGTAACTTGAATGACAGCCTCTCCTCTCAAGCAGATGTAAAAGGAAAAGTCGGAGCTACGCCCTTAAAGGAGAATGTCTGTCAG gtgtgtgagcGGACAGGAGACCTGCTGGTGTGTGACGGCCACTGTTACGGAGCCTTTCATCCGCAGTGTATCGGCCTGTCGGCGCTTCCCAAGGGGAAATTCCTCTGTCAAGAATGCAAAGCTG GTGTCCACACATGCTTTGTGTGTAAGATGTCTGATAATGGAGTAAAGCGCTGCATTATACCGTTGTGTGGGAAGTTCTACCACACCGACTGTATATTGGCGTTCTCGGCCACCCAGCCGCATAACAAAGGCTTCCGCTGCCCTCTGCACGTGTGTCTGTCCTGCCACATCAGCAACCCCCTCAACGCCTGTAGCTCTAAAG GTCGGTTGGCTCGATGTGTTCGCTGTCCTGTGGCTTATCATGCCAATGACAACTGTATGGCAGCAGGCAGCCTGGTGCTGGCAAACAACAGCTTCCTCTGTCCAAACCACTTCACTCCTCGTAAGGGCTGCAAGAACCACGAACACATCAACGTTAGCTGGTGCTTCGTCTGTTCTGAGG GGGGCAGTCTGCTGTGCTGCGAGGCCTGTCCTGCTGCTTTCCATCAGGAATGTCTGAATATGGAGATGCCTCAGGGCAGCTGGTTCTGCAACGACTGCAAAGCTGGAAAGAGGCCTCGTATAAAGGACATACTGTGGGTCAAATGGGGGCGTTACAG GTGGTGGCCTGCTGAAGTCTGTCTGGCCAAAGATGTCCCAAATAACATACTGAGGATGAAACATGAGGTGGGAGAGTTTCCAGTGCAATTCTTTGGCTCCAAAGATTTTGTGTGGACATACCAAGCCAGAGTCTTCCCCTACATGGAGGGAGACACTCACAACATTGAGAAAATGGGAAAGGGTGCAGATGCAGTGTACAAAAAGG cTCTGACTGAAGCAGCGGAGCGGTTCAGAGAGcttcagacagaaaaagagatgaaGCAGCTTCAGGAGGACCGAAAGAATGACAAGAAACCCCCTCCATACAGGCACATTAAG GTAAACCGGCCAGTTGGGAAGGTCCAGATCTTTACTGCTGACCTGTCAGAGATCCCACGCTGCAACTGTAAAGCGTCTGATGAGAACCCGTGCGGCATCGACTCCGAGTGCATTAATCGCATGCTGATGTATGAGTGCCATCCTCAGGTGTGTGCAGCAGGGGAGCGGTGTCAGAACCAGGCCTTCACAAAGCGCCAGTACACACCTGTGGAGATCGTCAGGACTCTGTCCTGCGGCTGGGGTTTAGTTGGCGTGTCAGACATCAAGAAG GGAGCCTTTGTGAGTGAATATGTGGGAGAGGTAATCGACGAAGAGGAATGCCGAGCCAGGATCAGACACGCGCAGGAGAACGACATCTGTAACTTCTACATGCTTACACTGGACAAG GACCGGATCATTGATGCCGGGCCCAAAGGGAACCAGGCCCGCTTCATGAACCACTGCTGCCAGCCGAACTGTGAGACTCAGAAGTGGACTGTGAACGGGGACACCAGGGTGGGACTGTTTGCTCTACAAGACATCCCAAAAG GTGTGGAGCTGAACTTCAACTACAACTTGGAGTGTCTTGGCAACGGGAAAACTGTCTGTAAATGTGGAGCACCCAACTGCAGCGGTTTCCTCGGTGTCAGGCCAAAG AACCAGCCGTCAGCtgagaaactgaaactgaaggaaGGGAAGAGGAGGGTCACCATGAAGAAGAAGACCAAGCAAGAGGTgaccaaagagagagaggacgaGTGCTTCAGCTGTGGGGACGGGGGCCAGATAGTGTCCTGTAAGAAGCCGGGTTGCCCGAAGGTTTATCACGCTGACTGTCTCAACCTGGCCAAGAGGCCTGCAG GGCGATGGGAGTGTCCGTGGCACCAGTGTGACATCTGTGGTAAAGAGGCAGCTTCGTTCTGTGAAATGTGCCCCAGCTCGTACTGTAAGGAGCATCGTGAAGGCATGCTCTTCATCTCCAAGCTGGACGGCAAGCTGTCCTGCAGTGAACACGACCCCTGTGGTCCAGACCCACTGGAGCCGGGGGAGATCCGCGAATACGTGCCCAGCATGACCTCCATGAGGCCCGGGGCCATGGCTGCGCCGGTCGCTCTCAGGCTGGGTGCAGACTCCAGAGCCGGTTGTGCTTCCATCGCTCCCCCTGCTGGCGAGGCTGTGCAGGCCAGGCAGGGGCCTCCTCCTCGTCTCTACATCAACACAAAGACTGCGACCTCCAGCTTCATCCCCTCCAGCAGgtcttactgcacagacaggACTGAAGGGAAACGGTTCTCCACTCCCACCTCCTCCAAAGAGGAGCGAGAGGACGGTGAGGTGGAGGATGGAGAGGTGTGCGGCTTAGAGGTGGAAGAGGTGGAGGAcgatgacgacgacgacgatgaagaagcagaggaggacgaggacgacatggaggagatggagatagtagaggacgaggaggacgagcCGCTGTATGGAAGGGATCTGCTGGAGGAGGgcgatgatgaagaggaggaggacgaaggAGGAGACGTGTATGACACTTGGGGTGATTACGttgatgaagatggtgatggagaggtggagggggaggACTTGGAGGAGTGGGGGAGAGTGGAGGACGATGACAAGTGA